TGACCTTCGACGACGTTCTGCTCGTCCCGGCCCACTCTGACGTCCTGCCCCGCGATGTCAGCCTTGGTACCCAATTCACTCGTGACATCCGGCTTAACCTGCCGCTGATCTCCGCAGCGATGGATACCGTGACCGAAGCCCCACTGGCGATTGCCATCGCCCAGGAAGGCGGCATTGGTATCGTTCACAAGAACATGTCTGGCAAGCTGCAGGCCGCTGAAGTCTCCAAAGTCAAACGTCATGAATCCGGCGTGGTGAAAGACCCGCTGGTCGTCTCGCCCGAGATGCTGGTTCGCGATGTCTTGAACCTCTCCCGTCAGCACCGTATTTCCGGTTTCCCGGTTATTGATGCCAAAGGCCAGCTGGTCGGCATCATCACCAACCGTGACCTGCGTTTTGAAACCCGCCTTGATGTGCCCGTCTCCAGCGTGATGACGCAAAAAGACAAGCTGATTGTTGTGCGTGAAGGCACCTCGATCGACGAAGCCCGTCACCTGATGCACGACCACAAGCTGGAACGTGTGCTGGTGGTGAACGAAGGCTTCCAGCTGCGCGGCCTGATTACCGTCAAGGACATCATCAAGACCAGCGAACACCCGCTGGCCTCCAAGGATGAACTGGGCCGTCTGCGCGTTGGCGCTGCGGTCGGTACCGGTGACGGCACCGAAGAACGCGTTGCCCTGCTGGCTGAAGCCGGCGTGGACGTCATCGTGGTGGATACCGCACACGGCCACAGCGCTGGCGTGCTGAACCGCGTGAACTGGGTCAAGCGCAATTTCCCGAACGTACAAGTGATTGGCGGCAACATCGCCACCGCTGCTGCCGCCCGCGCCCTTGTGGATGCTGGCGCTGATGCGGTCAAGGTCGGTATCGGCCCGGGCTCCATCTGCACCACGCGTATCGTGGCGGGTGTTGGCGTGCCGCAAATCTCCGCCGTGGCCAATGTGGCCGATGCACTGGCAGGCACCGGCGTGCCGCTGATTGCTGACGGTGGCATCCGCTTCTCTGGCGATATCGCCAAGGCCATTGCTGCCGGTGCCCACACCGTCATGCTGGGTGGCTTGCTGGCCGGTACCGAAGAAGCGCCGGGTGAAGTCGAACTGTACCAGGGCCGTTCTTACAAGAGCTACCGTGGCATGGGTTCTCTGGGCGCCATGCAGCAAGGCTCCAGCGATCGTTACTTCCAGGAAGAAAACACAGCCAACGCCGACAAGCTGGTACCGGAAGGCATTGAAGGCCGCGTCCCGTACAAGGGCCCGGTGACTGCGATTGTTCACCAGCTGGTGGGCGGTCTGCGTTCTTCCATGGGCTACCTGGGCTGCGCCACCATCGCGCAAATGCATGAGAAAGCCGAATTCGTGCAGATCACTTCTGCAGGTATCCGCGAATCTCACGTGCATGACGTGCAGATCACCAAGGAAGCCCCGAACTACCGCGTGGAGTAATCCGCACTGGTGGTTCCATGAAAAAGCCCTGCATATGCAGGGCTTTTTTATTGGGGCCGGTAATTGCGGTGAATGGCAAGGCAATTGCATTCACCGCACTACCTGGCTGATCAAACGCGCCGGGCGGCCTCGGCCATCATGCGCGCGGCTTCGGCCGCACTCATGTTGCCATTGCGCCAGAACTTCATGG
The Silvimonas iriomotensis genome window above contains:
- the guaB gene encoding IMP dehydrogenase, producing the protein MRIVQQALTFDDVLLVPAHSDVLPRDVSLGTQFTRDIRLNLPLISAAMDTVTEAPLAIAIAQEGGIGIVHKNMSGKLQAAEVSKVKRHESGVVKDPLVVSPEMLVRDVLNLSRQHRISGFPVIDAKGQLVGIITNRDLRFETRLDVPVSSVMTQKDKLIVVREGTSIDEARHLMHDHKLERVLVVNEGFQLRGLITVKDIIKTSEHPLASKDELGRLRVGAAVGTGDGTEERVALLAEAGVDVIVVDTAHGHSAGVLNRVNWVKRNFPNVQVIGGNIATAAAARALVDAGADAVKVGIGPGSICTTRIVAGVGVPQISAVANVADALAGTGVPLIADGGIRFSGDIAKAIAAGAHTVMLGGLLAGTEEAPGEVELYQGRSYKSYRGMGSLGAMQQGSSDRYFQEENTANADKLVPEGIEGRVPYKGPVTAIVHQLVGGLRSSMGYLGCATIAQMHEKAEFVQITSAGIRESHVHDVQITKEAPNYRVE